In Cydia pomonella isolate Wapato2018A chromosome 27, ilCydPomo1, whole genome shotgun sequence, a single genomic region encodes these proteins:
- the LOC133532410 gene encoding uncharacterized protein LOC133532410 has translation MATDRSIEDVTKMMEDINVLSFRKLTDVKRLAVHFRNVIYHPLTQESPVILKYLNNLNETHRKVFVQKREGVEVEYIFTTEKKSSLQRQRFNSLPVSEVPELLKTEQIFTDESAQQVHICTDCNVEIELNDEEPLMESLQKHFNLEVHMPKPKIMKRESIDVAEPIILPNMSRRLSAMECGETPAQSLDIAAHLMQIMNNKPTEKLDRMFSSKLEASLIRHLPDNSEASIDAAMKFYHVAFDKLCQDKVDFSALTSSVAPIIMSIKDNVNQHFSADANKNFENEDNEAPEKPNKNQVKKYRYYGPIENYIVKLLLNHKLLSLVDDRTGKRAFFCMACEYYTLRFRYDSVLNHVFSESHIHNLASILQADKHIPSSIDNRNIEDIKEMNQKFLFSHSISEDNNGLNCGLCKTSIDSIEAAVIHLLEENHLGKLSDKIFRKVKANNPDGAIPDEWGPKSLDWAKFLASIGKPLNNRDHVVIENFIKPSGKIANYCSCCDMTLKGPRQVLFNHIRQKKHLRNAAPHKLQLLYRNQCRPSEYYASFGNYYVCAVCPKFIALPSFAAIVEHFESDLHIETVAKLIRCALYEQNVDKELLHHNKVTISGEIKCEYCDATFPDLSEAITHILSSVQHQNALVEAITKANKGDIISVYMKGNYILNSEGASFNCVTCKGVFNSIRSLLMHLVFAEHFPEKPTSENVFRFYLELKHNINMLGRNKYVYYEFGKLKCGVCDADVEETENAKRHVVSPRHRENMGASYVNVTLDVSGNE, from the coding sequence ATGGCTACCGACAGATCCATTGAGGATGTCACCAAAATGATGGAGGATATCAACGTTCTTTCCTTCCGGAAACTTACGGACGTCAAGCGTCTAGCGGTGCATTTCCGAAACGTCATCTACCACCCGCTGACGCAGGAGAGTCCCGTCATTTTGAAATATCTGAACAACTTAAACGAGACCCATAGAAAGGTTTTCGTTCAAAAACGCGAAGGCGTTGAGGTGGAGTATATCTTTACGACTGAGAAGAAGAGTAGTCTGCAAAGACAACGCTTCAACAGTCTTCCGGTGAGCGAGGTGCCCGAGTTGCTTAAGACGGAACAGATTTTTACTGATGAGAGCGCTCAACAGGTGCATATATGTACGGACTGCAACGTGGAGATAGAGCTGAACGACGAGGAGCCGCTTATGGAGTCCCTGCAGAAGCATTTCAACTTGGAGGTCCACATGCCGAAACCCAAGATTATGAAACGAGAGAGCATCGATGTCGCAGAGCCCATAATACTGCCGAATATGTCTCGCAGGCTCTCGGCCATGGAGTGCGGTGAGACACCGGCGCAGTCCCTCGACATCGCCGCGCATTTGATGCAGATCATGAACAACAAGCCTACTGAGAAATTAGATCGAATGTTCTCGAGCAAACTCGAGGCGTCTTTGATTAGACATTTGCCCGATAACTCAGAAGCTAGCATTGACGCCGCGATGAAATTCTACCACGTGGCATTTGACAAACTTTGTCAGGACAAGGTGGACTTCTCCGCTCTCACGAGCTCTGTCGCACCGATCATTATGAGTATTAAAGACAATGTTAACCAACATTTCTCTGCTGACGCAAACAAAAATTTCGAGAATGAAGACAACGAGGCTCCTGAGAAACCGAACAAGAATCAAGTTAAGAAATACCGTTACTACGGACCTATTGAGAACTATATTGTTAAGTTACTGCTTAACCACAAGCTTTTATCTTTAGTTGATGACAGGACGGGAAAACGCGCGTTTTTCTGCATGGCGTGCGAGTATTACACTCTAAGATTCCGTTACGATTCCGTTTTGAATCATGTATTCAGCGAATCGCACATCCACAACCTAGCTTCCATCCTCCAAGCTGACAAGCACATACCGTCTTCCATAGATAACAGAAACATAGAGGACATTAAAGAGATGAATCAGAAATTTTTATTCAGTCACAGCATTAGTGAGGACAACAACGGACTGAACTGCGGGCTGTGCAAGACTTCCATAGATTCCATCGAAGCTGCGGTGATCCATCTCCTAGAGGAAAACCATCTAGGAAAGCTTTCTGACAAGATATTCCGGAAAGTAAAGGCTAATAACCCAGATGGGGCTATTCCTGACGAATGGGGTCCGAAGAGCTTGGACTGGGCGAAGTTCCTTGCCAGCATCGGAAAGCCTTTAAACAACAGAGACCATGTCGTTATAGAGAACTTTATCAAGCCTTCCGGAAAGATCGCAAACTACTGCTCCTGTTGCGACATGACTCTAAAAGGCCCTAGACAGGTGCTCTTCAACCATATTCGTCAGAAGAAGCATTTGCGGAACGCAGCACCACACAAACTCCAGCTGTTGTACAGGAACCAGTGCAGACCATCTGAGTATTATGCCAGCTTCGGCAACTATTACGTCTGCGCTGTTTGCCCCAAATTCATCGCATTGCCTTCCTTCGCCGCTATCGTCGAGCATTTTGAAAGCGATCTCCACATCGAGACTGTCGCTAAGTTGATCCGTTGTGCTCTCTACGAGCAAAACGTCGACAAGGAACTTCTACATCACAATAAAGTTACCATCTCTGGGGAGATTAAGTGTGAATATTGCGACGCTACATTCCCTGATCTTTCCGAAGCCATAACTCATATTTTATCAAGTGTCCAACATCAGAACGCTTTAGTCGAAGCTATTACTAAAGCCAACAAAGGGGATATAATCAGCGTGTACATGAAAGGGAACTATATCCTTAACAGCGAAGGTGCTTCTTTCAACTGCGTCACATGCAAAGGGGTTTTCAATTCGATTCGCTCCCTGCTGATGCATTTGGTGTTCGCTGAGCATTTCCCCGAGAAGCCCACTTCTGAAAACGTGTTCCGTTTCTACCTGGAGTTGAAGCATAATATAAACATGTTGGGGCGGAACAAGTATGTGTACTACGAGTTTGGGAAGCTGAAGTGTGGGGTGTGCGACGCGGACGTGGAGGAGACTGAGAACGCCAAGAGGCATGTGGTGTCGCCTCGCCACCGGGAGAATATGGGGGCCAGTTATGTTAATGTTACTTTAGATGTGTCCGGGAATGAGTGA